Proteins from a genomic interval of Symmachiella macrocystis:
- a CDS encoding metal ABC transporter permease translates to MNTAFSLAASLGGVVAASDFGTQMRRFWSLEDPSVRTAILGTLLLGMTCGLLGSFVVLRRLSLLGDSLGHAVLPGICAGFLVTMTKDIRWIFTGAALSAMLAAGVIALIQRRTRLKQDAVMGLVLSGFYGLGVVMLTRLQNSSSGNQSGLNRFLFGQASAISTEELKIMAVLAGIVLVVVLLAYKELAATSFDEEFAAACGIPARAIHYLLMMLVAIAIVISIQAVGIVLLSAMLITPAATAYLLTDRLKVMILLSVMFGAVAGVAGANISFLESHLPTGPFIVAVLTLFFVAAFFFSPQQGLLTRLHRRHRRQRQTLADQLVRLLHVGTSSQAQSIEKLAQEMHTSDSQVRKAVNLLRGDGLVKTDAGGLQLTTIGREYAEMLDRNAKLWELFLAQEGTIADVPFDPDTDDIEQVLGVDLKRQLEGQLNGVH, encoded by the coding sequence ATGAACACCGCATTCTCCCTCGCAGCTTCGCTGGGCGGCGTGGTGGCGGCGTCCGACTTTGGCACGCAAATGCGCCGCTTTTGGTCGCTGGAAGATCCGTCCGTGCGTACGGCGATCCTGGGCACGTTGTTGTTGGGGATGACCTGCGGCTTGTTGGGAAGTTTCGTTGTGTTGCGGCGGTTGTCACTATTGGGGGACAGCTTGGGACATGCCGTGCTCCCGGGGATCTGCGCCGGATTTTTGGTGACGATGACCAAAGACATTCGCTGGATTTTCACTGGTGCCGCTCTCTCCGCCATGTTGGCCGCCGGCGTGATTGCGCTCATTCAACGGCGGACGCGACTCAAACAAGACGCCGTGATGGGGTTGGTCCTCTCGGGCTTTTATGGATTGGGCGTGGTGATGCTTACGCGATTGCAGAATTCTTCCTCGGGAAATCAGAGCGGGTTAAATCGATTCTTGTTCGGCCAAGCCAGCGCCATCTCGACGGAAGAACTGAAGATCATGGCTGTGCTCGCCGGGATCGTGCTTGTGGTCGTGTTGTTGGCCTATAAGGAACTGGCGGCCACCAGCTTTGACGAAGAGTTCGCCGCTGCCTGCGGAATTCCGGCGCGGGCGATTCACTATCTGTTAATGATGCTGGTCGCGATTGCGATTGTGATATCGATCCAAGCGGTAGGAATTGTTTTGCTGTCGGCGATGTTAATCACCCCGGCGGCGACTGCGTATTTACTCACCGATCGTTTGAAAGTCATGATCCTGTTGTCCGTCATGTTCGGCGCGGTGGCCGGTGTCGCGGGGGCCAATATTAGTTTTCTGGAGAGTCATTTACCGACCGGTCCGTTTATCGTAGCGGTCTTGACGTTGTTTTTCGTCGCCGCATTTTTCTTCAGCCCACAGCAGGGTTTGCTCACGCGATTGCATCGTCGGCACCGCCGCCAACGACAGACACTGGCCGATCAACTCGTCCGCTTATTGCATGTCGGTACTTCCTCGCAGGCGCAAAGCATCGAGAAATTGGCGCAAGAGATGCATACCTCAGACTCTCAAGTCCGCAAGGCGGTCAATTTATTACGCGGCGATGGGCTCGTGAAAACCGATGCAGGCGGATTGCAATTGACCACGATCGGCCGGGAATACGCTGAGATGTTAGATCGCAATGCAAAGTTATGGGAGTTGTTCTTGGCGCAGGAAGGAACAATCGCCGACGTCCCGTTTGACCCCGATACAGACGACATCGAACAGGTGCTCGGTGTGGATTTGAAACGACAGTTGGAGGGGCAGTTGAATGGCGTGCATTAG
- a CDS encoding metal ABC transporter ATP-binding protein, which yields MSPVESLMHAMTQPRANPPVDSDALPAQDKASGNSPVPEASPLPLEVRDLTVSYDRKAVLWNVNLDVEAGRIVGIVGPNGAGKTTLIKAIMGLLPQQAGTVLINGGPLQKQPGAIGYVPQRESVDWDFPVTVHDVVMMGTYGRLGLFRRPGRRQRELCEQCLQQVQMLPFAHRQIANLSGGQQQRVFLARALAQEAMIYLMDEPFAGVDAVTESAIIDLLRKLRDNGRTILVIHHDLQTATEYFDEILLLNRRVVAYGPTKDVFTTENLRATYGGRLTVMPDTVGGET from the coding sequence ATGTCTCCGGTCGAAAGTTTGATGCACGCGATGACACAACCCCGCGCCAATCCGCCGGTAGATTCCGACGCCCTACCTGCGCAGGACAAGGCGTCCGGGAATTCCCCTGTGCCGGAGGCGTCTCCGCTGCCACTTGAGGTTCGGGACCTAACCGTCAGCTACGATCGTAAAGCGGTGTTGTGGAACGTGAACCTGGACGTGGAGGCGGGCCGGATTGTGGGGATCGTTGGCCCCAATGGTGCGGGGAAAACGACGTTGATCAAAGCGATCATGGGTTTGCTGCCGCAGCAAGCGGGAACGGTGCTCATCAATGGCGGTCCGTTACAAAAACAGCCGGGCGCGATCGGTTATGTGCCGCAACGCGAATCGGTCGACTGGGATTTTCCGGTCACGGTGCACGATGTGGTGATGATGGGCACCTACGGCCGCCTGGGTTTGTTCCGGCGTCCGGGACGTCGGCAACGCGAATTGTGCGAGCAGTGCTTGCAGCAGGTGCAGATGTTGCCGTTCGCGCACCGTCAAATCGCCAACCTGTCGGGCGGACAGCAGCAACGGGTCTTTTTGGCTCGCGCTTTGGCGCAGGAAGCCATGATCTATCTCATGGACGAACCGTTTGCAGGGGTGGATGCGGTGACTGAATCGGCGATCATTGATTTGCTACGCAAGCTCCGCGACAACGGCCGCACGATACTCGTCATTCACCATGACCTGCAAACAGCGACCGAGTATTTCGACGAGATCCTCTTGCTGAACCGTCGCGTCGTTGCCTATGGGCCGACTAAAGACGTCTTCACAACAGAAAATCTCCGCGCGACCTATGGCGGACGATTAACCGTCATGCCCGATACCGTAGGCGGCGAGACATGA
- a CDS encoding metal ABC transporter solute-binding protein, Zn/Mn family, translating to MLLLAGGLSGCSSDAKTSEVAGGKSAPKYKILATTLMIADAAQRIAGEEVQVEWLMGPGVDPHLYQPTAKDRIKLQSADVILYQGLHLEGKMVDTFESIAKQGRTAVAVSRDIPESELLSWEGGLHDPHVWHDPKLWKQCVQTMLETLIAQDPEYASAYRERAAAYVAELDELDAFCKQRVAEIPPEQRWLITSHDAFHYYGRAYGFQVVGIQGISTESEAGLKAITDAVDLIKTHKIGAIFPETSVPQAAINRVAHDSGAKLGPELYSDALGGVGSGADTYVGMIQANTNSVVDGLKTPSVSVK from the coding sequence ATGCTTCTGCTGGCCGGGGGGCTATCGGGCTGTTCGTCCGATGCGAAAACCAGCGAGGTCGCGGGAGGGAAGTCGGCGCCGAAATACAAAATCCTAGCGACGACGCTCATGATCGCCGACGCTGCTCAGCGGATCGCTGGCGAGGAGGTCCAAGTCGAATGGCTGATGGGGCCGGGAGTGGATCCGCACCTGTATCAGCCGACGGCCAAGGATCGCATCAAACTGCAATCGGCCGACGTGATCTTGTATCAGGGACTGCACCTGGAGGGGAAAATGGTCGACACGTTTGAGTCGATCGCAAAGCAAGGGCGCACGGCTGTCGCGGTTTCACGCGACATCCCCGAAAGCGAATTGCTCTCCTGGGAAGGCGGCTTGCACGATCCGCACGTCTGGCATGATCCAAAATTATGGAAACAATGCGTGCAAACAATGCTGGAGACGTTGATTGCTCAGGATCCCGAATACGCATCCGCGTATCGCGAGCGAGCGGCCGCGTACGTGGCCGAACTGGACGAGTTAGACGCGTTTTGTAAACAGCGCGTCGCAGAGATTCCCCCTGAACAACGTTGGTTGATCACCAGTCACGATGCGTTTCACTACTACGGTCGCGCGTACGGATTTCAGGTGGTGGGGATTCAAGGGATCAGCACCGAGAGCGAAGCGGGGCTGAAGGCAATCACCGACGCTGTCGATTTGATCAAAACACACAAAATCGGGGCAATCTTTCCCGAGACCAGCGTGCCACAGGCAGCGATCAACCGCGTGGCCCACGACAGCGGAGCCAAATTGGGGCCGGAATTATATTCCGATGCTTTAGGGGGTGTCGGTTCCGGTGCGGACACGTATGTCGGTATGATTCAGGCAAACACCAACAGTGTGGTCGACGGCCTGAAGACTCCTTCCGTCAGCGTGAAATGA
- a CDS encoding metal-dependent transcriptional regulator, producing MPSLTVENYLKTVLQICIEADSEWASTGQIATALNVSPGTVTSMLKTLSDSSLANYKPYSGVKLTKQGRMLAVRMLRRHRLLELFLVRTLELTWDQVHDEAERMEHAVSDELIDRIDEYLERPQVDPHGDPIPSADGTLTGEDCGLPLSDSDTGDTVRIIRVRNQQPEFLRYLADNGMALGAVGTVQENSDAGDIVAVQMQEKLVTLGQAAAEMLYVERVSDE from the coding sequence ATGCCCAGTTTGACTGTCGAAAACTATCTCAAAACCGTCCTGCAAATCTGCATCGAAGCCGATTCGGAATGGGCGTCGACCGGTCAAATCGCCACCGCGCTGAACGTCTCGCCCGGCACAGTGACCAGCATGCTCAAGACGCTATCCGACAGCAGTTTGGCAAACTATAAACCGTATTCCGGCGTCAAGCTGACCAAGCAGGGCCGGATGTTGGCCGTGCGGATGTTGCGGCGACATCGATTATTGGAATTGTTTCTGGTCCGCACCTTGGAGTTGACCTGGGATCAGGTCCATGACGAAGCCGAGCGGATGGAACATGCCGTGAGCGACGAATTGATTGATCGTATCGACGAATACTTGGAGAGACCGCAGGTCGACCCGCACGGCGATCCGATTCCCTCTGCCGATGGGACTTTGACCGGGGAGGACTGCGGTCTGCCGTTGTCTGATAGCGACACGGGTGACACAGTTCGTATTATCCGTGTCCGTAACCAGCAACCGGAGTTTCTCAGGTACCTCGCCGATAACGGAATGGCACTGGGCGCTGTTGGCACGGTGCAGGAAAACAGCGACGCGGGTGACATTGTCGCAGTACAAATGCAGGAAAAACTGGTCACATTGGGCCAAGCGGCCGCCGAGATGTTATATGTGGAACGCGTGAGCGACGAATGA